One part of the Clostridium thermosuccinogenes genome encodes these proteins:
- the ltrA gene encoding group II intron reverse transcriptase/maturase encodes MIAEKAINTHEKVRDFQNRLYLTAKADRKRKFYALYDKIYRNDILEEAWKRVKQNGGTGGIDKVSIDDVKTYGEEKLLGEIAEELRTGKYRCKPVRRSYIPKPDGRKRALGIPTIKDRIVQMAAKIVIEPVFEADFQPCSYGFRPKRSAKQAMDRIFEVSDKGGALWVIDADIKDYFGSINHDKLILLLKQRITDRRVLKLINSWLKAGVLENGWYSESILGAPQGGVISPLLSNIYLNYFDVYWNKAFGHLGELVRYADDFVILCKRLSHAEEALRAVKWIMEKLELTLHSEKTRLVDMYFGKGSFDFLGFNNRFQRFRNKNWQWYWTLQQIPSKKAMKKMRANIKEVFNSPSKLLLSMEEMVKLLNPKIIGMRNYYTRRFSRPWLWKIDKYINFKFTRWYNRKKQRNYRLGNAVKVRELTKQAGLANMCG; translated from the coding sequence GTGATTGCCGAAAAAGCTATAAACACCCATGAAAAAGTACGAGACTTCCAAAACAGACTATACCTTACAGCCAAAGCTGACCGAAAGAGAAAGTTCTATGCGTTGTATGACAAGATATACCGTAATGATATCTTAGAAGAAGCATGGAAACGGGTAAAACAGAATGGTGGAACAGGCGGTATTGACAAAGTCAGCATTGATGATGTGAAAACGTACGGTGAAGAAAAACTACTGGGCGAAATAGCGGAAGAATTGAGGACTGGGAAGTACCGGTGTAAGCCTGTCAGACGAAGCTATATTCCAAAACCAGATGGTAGAAAAAGAGCATTGGGGATACCTACGATTAAGGACAGAATAGTACAGATGGCGGCAAAGATAGTGATAGAGCCGGTGTTTGAAGCAGATTTTCAACCCTGTTCGTATGGATTTAGACCGAAACGAAGTGCTAAACAAGCAATGGACAGGATATTTGAAGTGTCCGACAAAGGTGGTGCACTATGGGTAATAGATGCTGACATAAAAGATTATTTTGGTAGCATCAACCATGATAAGCTAATTTTGTTGCTCAAACAAAGAATAACTGACCGTAGAGTATTAAAGCTGATAAATAGTTGGTTAAAAGCAGGAGTGCTGGAAAACGGATGGTACAGTGAAAGTATACTGGGAGCACCGCAGGGTGGAGTTATTTCTCCACTATTGTCCAACATATATCTGAATTATTTTGATGTGTATTGGAATAAAGCCTTTGGACATCTGGGTGAATTAGTGCGTTATGCAGATGATTTTGTGATATTGTGTAAGAGGTTATCTCATGCAGAAGAAGCCTTGCGCGCTGTGAAGTGGATTATGGAAAAACTGGAACTAACGCTTCACAGTGAGAAAACAAGACTGGTTGATATGTATTTTGGTAAAGGTAGTTTTGATTTTCTTGGCTTCAATAATAGATTTCAGCGTTTTAGAAATAAAAACTGGCAGTGGTACTGGACACTACAACAGATACCGTCTAAGAAGGCTATGAAGAAAATGAGAGCTAACATAAAAGAGGTATTTAACAGTCCTAGCAAGCTGCTGCTAAGTATGGAAGAGATGGTGAAGCTACTCAATCCTAAAATCATTGGCATGAGGAACTATTATACCAGACGATTTAGCAGACCATGGTTATGGAAGATAGATAAGTATATAAATTTCAAGTTTACTCGGTGGTACAATCGGAAGAAACAACGCAATTATAGGCTAGGAAATGCAGTAAAGGTCAGAGAATTGACTAAACAGGCAGGACTAGCAAATATGTGCGGCTGA
- a CDS encoding nucleotidyl transferase AbiEii/AbiGii toxin family protein, with amino-acid sequence MGNIEASVIARLKNKSKEQGIPLQQLLNLFCQEEFIRRLSESDYKEKVILKGGFLLYSISGFAARPTVDADYLLRNYPNDMDAVEKLVKNIISSPGKNDFIQFEIRRIETIREIKKYHGIRIYLMGSIGRVKIPFSIDLGVGDVVVPSPVERTLPVLLPEFEEPKILTYSLESTVAEKLDAIISLMEATSRMKDFFDIYYMATTFNFDGRKLQEAIYETLTNRGTPYEKDSVTIILRLADDSIIIRRWSNFCKKILQYKLDFTDVVKLIIDFLQPPYEALIYEEELFKNWNHEKKEYE; translated from the coding sequence ATGGGAAATATTGAAGCTTCTGTCATAGCGAGACTTAAAAATAAATCAAAGGAACAAGGTATTCCATTACAACAGCTCTTAAATTTATTTTGCCAGGAGGAATTTATTCGAAGACTTTCAGAAAGTGATTACAAAGAAAAAGTCATTCTTAAAGGCGGCTTTTTATTATATTCAATCAGTGGATTTGCCGCAAGACCAACAGTTGATGCAGATTATCTTTTAAGAAATTATCCTAACGATATGGATGCAGTAGAAAAGCTTGTTAAAAATATTATTTCCTCGCCTGGCAAAAATGATTTTATACAGTTTGAGATTAGAAGGATAGAAACTATCAGAGAGATAAAGAAATACCATGGTATTAGAATTTACCTCATGGGATCTATTGGAAGGGTTAAGATCCCTTTTAGTATAGATTTGGGGGTTGGTGATGTTGTAGTACCTTCGCCAGTTGAACGAACTTTACCGGTATTACTTCCGGAATTTGAGGAACCTAAGATCCTGACTTATTCATTGGAATCCACTGTGGCAGAAAAATTAGATGCTATCATATCACTGATGGAAGCTACAAGCAGGATGAAAGACTTCTTTGATATATATTATATGGCAACAACCTTTAATTTTGATGGACGAAAATTACAGGAAGCTATTTATGAAACCCTTACCAACCGGGGCACACCTTATGAAAAAGATTCTGTCACTATTATTTTAAGGTTAGCTGATGACTCTATTATTATAAGAAGATGGAGCAATTTTTGTAAAAAAATACTGCAATATAAACTTGACTTTACCGATGTTGTCAAATTAATTATTGATTTTCTCCAACCACCTTATGAAGCGCTGATTTATGAAGAAGAATTATTCAAAAATTGGAATCATGAGAAAAAAGAATATGAGTAA
- a CDS encoding type IV toxin-antitoxin system AbiEi family antitoxin domain-containing protein — translation MTQIDILKKEFQRCGGILKTVELKDLGLSSRQIKSLLNEGIITKTKRGFYELTDYVIREEVIIARLFPRAVIFLESALFHYGYTDRIPLAWQIAVDRYSKTTQYKIDYPPIKPYYLEPKFLDIGVDIIEIDGIEIKIYNRDRTICDVLRYEKKLEKEVFNNAIGRYIEDSKKNIRKLFEYAEIFNIKNKVQTRIGMWL, via the coding sequence ATGACACAAATTGATATTTTGAAGAAGGAATTTCAAAGATGCGGGGGAATTTTAAAAACTGTAGAGCTTAAAGATTTAGGACTTTCGAGTCGCCAGATAAAAAGCCTTCTAAATGAAGGAATTATTACAAAGACTAAACGCGGTTTTTATGAACTTACAGATTATGTTATTCGTGAAGAGGTAATTATTGCACGTTTATTTCCGCGAGCGGTTATATTTCTTGAAAGTGCCTTATTCCATTATGGCTACACAGATCGCATACCGCTAGCGTGGCAAATTGCTGTGGATAGATATAGTAAAACAACTCAGTATAAAATTGATTATCCTCCAATAAAACCTTACTATCTTGAACCAAAGTTTTTAGATATTGGTGTAGATATAATAGAGATAGATGGCATTGAAATAAAGATATACAACAGAGACCGCACAATTTGCGATGTTCTCCGTTATGAGAAAAAGCTGGAGAAAGAAGTATTTAATAATGCTATTGGCCGTTATATAGAGGATTCAAAGAAAAATATAAGAAAGCTGTTTGAGTATGCAGAAATATTTAATATTAAGAATAAAGTGCAAACTCGTATAGGGATGTGGTTATAA
- a CDS encoding amino acid--tRNA ligase-related protein: MTDRFQLVISGAEIINAYSELVDPMEQRKRLEQQAQYNAKGDEEAMVNEKDYILAMEYGMLPVSGWGMGIERLVQVLTNCENIKDCMLFPLLKPLEYNEISIRSLERCGLYLGSCHAELEFNSSNVVPEFQGSCKTFSGIPRQKMCRMLKIQFKKTQLTNSLTQEQLKHFVSDVHVRCPKVC; the protein is encoded by the coding sequence ATTACTGATAGATTTCAGCTGGTTATTAGCGGAGCAGAAATAATAAATGCATACTCTGAATTGGTAGACCCTATGGAGCAGAGGAAGCGATTGGAACAACAAGCTCAATATAATGCCAAGGGTGATGAGGAAGCTATGGTAAATGAAAAAGACTATATATTAGCCATGGAATACGGCATGCTGCCGGTATCAGGATGGGGAATGGGCATAGAGAGATTGGTTCAAGTATTGACCAATTGTGAAAACATTAAAGATTGCATGCTATTTCCGCTTTTAAAACCACTTGAGTATAATGAGATCAGTATAAGGAGCCTCGAAAGATGTGGTTTATATTTAGGTAGCTGTCATGCAGAATTAGAATTTAATAGTTCCAACGTGGTTCCAGAATTTCAGGGAAGCTGTAAAACGTTCAGTGGAATTCCAAGGCAAAAGATGTGTAGGATGCTCAAAATTCAGTTTAAAAAAACACAGCTTACCAACTCTTTAACCCAGGAGCAATTAAAGCATTTCGTATCAGACGTACATGTAAGATGCCCAAAAGTATGTTGA